A region of the Desulfovibrio desulfuricans genome:
TCAAGGGTCGCCGCACTGTTGATTTTCAGCAGGGTGATTTTGGTCGCCGCAGCGATGACGACGACAGCGGTCGCCTGAACAGAGGCAAGGGCCGCCGCAAGTCGGGCCGTTCTTCTGTGGTGCCGCAGTCCACCCAGCCGCTCAAGGCCGCAAAGCGCAAGATCCGTATTACCGAAGCCATCCGCGTTGCCGATATGGCCCACCAGATGGGCCTCAAGGCCAACGAGATCATCAAGGTGCTCTTTGGTCTTGGCATCATGGCGACCATCAACCAGACGCTGGATATCGACACCGCCACCCTGGTGGCAGCCGAATTCGGCTACGAAGTTGAAAAAGTCGGCTTTTCTGAAGACGATTATCTGGTTCCCAAGGAAGTGGACGCGCCTGAAACACTCAAGCCGCGGCCCCCTGTTGTTACCATCATGGGTCACGTTGACCACGGTAAAACCTCGCTGCTCGACGCCATACGCAAGTCCAACGTCACCAGCGGCGAAGCCGGCGGCATCACCCAGCACATCGGCGCATACCATGTGAAGACCAAGCGCGGCGAAATCGTGTTCCTCGACACGCCCGGCCACGAAGCCTTCACCGCAATGCGCGCCCGTGGCGCTCAGGTCACCGACCTTGTTATTCTTGTGGTCGCCGCCGATGACGGCGTCATGGAGCAGACCCGCGAAGCCATCAACCACTCCCGCGCCGCCAATGTTCCCATTATGGTGGCCGTGAACAAGATGGACAAGCCCGGCGCCGAGCCTGACCGCGTGTTGCGTGAACTGGCCGAGCTTGGTTTGCAGGCCGAAGAATGGGGCGGCGACACCATCGTTGCCAAGGTTTCGGCCAAGAGCCGCATGGGCCTGGACGAACTGCTCGAAATGGTGGCCCTCCAGTCTGAAATCATGGAGCTCAAGGCCAACCCCGACAAGCCCGCTCGCGGTCATATCGTGGAAGCCAAGCTCGACAAGGGCCGTGGCCCCATCGCCACCGTGCTCATTCAGGAAGGCACTCTGCGCCAGGGCGACAGCTTTGTGTGCGGCACCTTCTCGGGCCGTGTGCGCGCTCTCATGAGCGACCAGGGCAAGAAGGTCAAGGACGCCGGCCCCTCGCTGCCTGTGGAAGTGCAGGGCTTTGAAGGCGTGCCGGAAGCCGGTGAAGAATTCTTTGTGGTGTCCGACGAAAAGGTCGCCCGCCGCATCGCCGATTCCCGCGCGGTCAAGCAGCGTGAACGCGATCTGGCCTCCGAATCGCGCGTCACCCTTGAAACCTTCCTGTCGCAGCGCAAGTCCGATCAGGAAACCCTGACCCTCAACCTTGTGGTCAAGGCGGACGTGCAGGGCAGCCTGGAAGCCATCACCGAAGCTCTGAACAAGCAGAGCACGGAAAAGGTGCGCATCAACGTGGTGCACGGCGGCACAGGCGCAATCACGGAATCCGACATTCTGCTGGCTTCTGCCTCGCAGGCCATCATTATCGGCTTCAACGTGCGTCCCACTTCCAAGATCAAGGATGTGGCCGACCACGAGAACGTGGATATCCGCTTCTACGAGATCATTTACAAGCTCGTGGACGATATCAAGAGCGCCATGGCTGGCATGCTCGCTCCTGTGCAGCGTGAAGTGTACCTCGGCCAGGCCGAAGTGCGCGACACCTTCAGCGTGCCCAAGGTCGGCGTCATCGCCGGTTCCTACGTGGCTGACGGCAAGATCGCCCGTAATGCCGGTGTGCGTCTGCTGCGCGACGGCGTGGTGGTCTACACGGGCAAGATCTCTTCCCTCAAGCGCTTCAAGGACGACTCCAAGGAAGTGGTTAAGGGC
Encoded here:
- the infB gene encoding translation initiation factor IF-2; the protein is MSDDKIKIKDLGGDISQDPKDILRVARELGLPVKSATGSVTSEEATRLRDYFAEQKQVDAERAGSQRDVIVRRRRKDSPQEAETAAQEAPVAAPVETEAPKEAAPVVEAVAEAAPAAPAAESVAPKASKPAQESAPAAEHKARVVKPAKVVSPARVISRPSDQKEPEVVEAPAPAAAESAPEAAPAAPVVEAVAAKVQAEKPHADKAEAQDKAAKARVARPDASAMPEGSSAPTLPQRSAEARASEDGEEGAAPRRAPRSEAPATPQVRIISRPVPGATPSQDARPARTGDSRPGGYPPRDGAGRPPRPGGPRPGGPGGPGGAPRSAGGPRPGGPAGGFGQQTAPASPSDTRDGQSKKKRLKGRRTVDFQQGDFGRRSDDDDSGRLNRGKGRRKSGRSSVVPQSTQPLKAAKRKIRITEAIRVADMAHQMGLKANEIIKVLFGLGIMATINQTLDIDTATLVAAEFGYEVEKVGFSEDDYLVPKEVDAPETLKPRPPVVTIMGHVDHGKTSLLDAIRKSNVTSGEAGGITQHIGAYHVKTKRGEIVFLDTPGHEAFTAMRARGAQVTDLVILVVAADDGVMEQTREAINHSRAANVPIMVAVNKMDKPGAEPDRVLRELAELGLQAEEWGGDTIVAKVSAKSRMGLDELLEMVALQSEIMELKANPDKPARGHIVEAKLDKGRGPIATVLIQEGTLRQGDSFVCGTFSGRVRALMSDQGKKVKDAGPSLPVEVQGFEGVPEAGEEFFVVSDEKVARRIADSRAVKQRERDLASESRVTLETFLSQRKSDQETLTLNLVVKADVQGSLEAITEALNKQSTEKVRINVVHGGTGAITESDILLASASQAIIIGFNVRPTSKIKDVADHENVDIRFYEIIYKLVDDIKSAMAGMLAPVQREVYLGQAEVRDTFSVPKVGVIAGSYVADGKIARNAGVRLLRDGVVVYTGKISSLKRFKDDSKEVVKGNECGVGLENFNDVKIGDIIEAFETVEEAATL